The following are from one region of the Mesorhizobium sp. B2-8-5 genome:
- a CDS encoding terminase small subunit: MSADKLNTRQERFCLWLAEGLPQSRAYVEAGYSARGNAAEVSASQLLRNPKVAARLAELQAGAARRSEITVDELVAELESMRKLAMACKNPAAGVAAVMGKAKLLGLIVDKAEVATTIRKPLREPSDTEQMSLEEWQAKFAPGGLQ, from the coding sequence ATGAGCGCTGATAAGCTGAATACGCGACAGGAACGTTTCTGCCTCTGGTTGGCCGAGGGCCTTCCACAATCTCGGGCGTACGTCGAGGCTGGATATTCAGCGCGTGGTAATGCCGCTGAAGTCAGCGCTTCCCAGCTTCTAAGAAATCCTAAGGTCGCCGCCCGGCTTGCCGAGCTGCAGGCTGGGGCTGCAAGGCGTTCGGAGATCACGGTCGATGAGTTGGTCGCCGAGCTTGAAAGCATGCGCAAACTCGCTATGGCATGCAAGAACCCGGCCGCAGGCGTAGCTGCGGTTATGGGCAAGGCCAAACTGCTCGGTCTGATCGTCGACAAAGCCGAAGTCGCCACAACAATTCGCAAGCCACTCCGCGAGCCCAGCGATACTGAGCAGATGAGCCTTGAAGAGTGGCAAGCCAAATTCGCGCCAGGAGGGCTGCAATAG
- a CDS encoding recombinase family protein, with protein sequence MNSKALKKVVAYLRTSSAANVGSDKDSERRQREAVDLYARSAGLEIVETYYDAAVSGADAVTARPGFSAMLERLLSNGVRVILVETASRFARDLIVQETGYEMLKARGIDLIAVDSPESFVADTPTANLIRQVLGAVAEFEKAMLVEKLRGARERKRMATGRKVGGRKNYAEIDGGPKMIALAKKLHRYSVHGKRRTLAEIAEALEYEGFVSTAGTRYTPTAVSRMLASKSNKLTTRHEADPEPSPTLAPDTCARPDAPDVPTMRTPLGSRW encoded by the coding sequence ATGAACAGCAAAGCTTTAAAGAAGGTAGTGGCCTATCTTCGCACCTCGTCAGCGGCCAATGTCGGTTCTGACAAGGATAGCGAGAGGCGGCAGCGCGAGGCAGTCGATCTATACGCCCGATCCGCTGGCCTGGAAATTGTCGAAACATACTATGATGCGGCCGTCAGCGGCGCAGACGCGGTGACCGCCCGACCTGGCTTCTCGGCGATGTTGGAGCGCCTGCTCTCGAACGGTGTGCGTGTCATCTTAGTCGAGACAGCTTCACGGTTCGCACGAGACCTCATCGTTCAGGAGACGGGATACGAGATGCTCAAGGCGCGCGGCATCGATTTGATTGCCGTCGACAGCCCTGAGAGCTTCGTGGCCGACACGCCGACGGCAAACTTGATCAGGCAGGTTCTGGGTGCGGTTGCCGAATTTGAGAAGGCGATGCTCGTGGAAAAGCTGCGAGGGGCCCGCGAGCGCAAGCGGATGGCGACCGGTAGGAAGGTTGGCGGCCGCAAAAACTATGCAGAAATTGACGGCGGACCGAAAATGATCGCGCTCGCAAAAAAGCTGCATCGTTACTCGGTCCATGGCAAGCGGCGGACCCTCGCTGAAATCGCGGAAGCCCTGGAATACGAAGGTTTCGTGTCGACCGCCGGAACGCGGTACACTCCGACCGCAGTATCAAGAATGCTTGCCTCCAAGAGCAACAAGCTAACGACTCGACATGAAGCTGATCCCGAGCCGTCGCCAACGCTGGCCCCGGATACGTGTGCCCGACCAGATGCGCCCGACGTGCCCACCATGCGAACTCCGCTTGGTTCGCGATGGTAG